The Oncorhynchus clarkii lewisi isolate Uvic-CL-2024 chromosome 20, UVic_Ocla_1.0, whole genome shotgun sequence nucleotide sequence ttgtctacaaattaataactGATATGACGGATTCATGTCTCCATCGCAACCAAAAATCCAGAGAACagaacaaaatcaaatcaaaatttcATTGCACTTTAAAGTTTGATTTATTCCTATTCTttaatttagatttttggttttgatggagacgtgaatcttGAAAACAACAGTTTATCatgattacttttttcaaaaaccaatgtattttccacgtagattccgtgtcacaatacattgacaaattgcgttgaaacaacattgattcaaccagtttgtgcccggTGGGTTATTTGGTTTACACCCCAGTACGGTTAGTGTTCCCACCTGTCCAATCTAACCAAATTTAGGGGTTAATCGCTTCAGAgttcaaaaaaaaaaacttggtgTGAAAGCCCCCTTACCTTTGCCAAGCCAGCCCCAATCATTCCCCCCACCATCTGGGAGAGTATATATGGCCCCAGTAGGATGCCGTCCAGTCCTCCACTgatgcacacactcacagacacagctGGGTTGAAGTGGCCACCGCTGGATTCCGAAATAATTAGGAGGTGTACAATCACAttgaaaaaatgtaaaacattgaCAAAAGAGATTCATACACGTATTACAGCTATAAATCTCAATTCATGTGAACAAAATTCTATTTTATCCCAAAGTTGAAATCATTCATAAAAACATCCTAATACTTTCTGACCTtagaggaggaagatgtaaacagGTGTCAGCATGTCCTCACCTGATCTCTCCCAGCACAGCGATAACAATCACCAGCGCCAGCCCATGAGCCAGAGCAGGCTGGAGGCTCCCCGGAACGCCGTCATTCTCAATAACAGATCCGCATCCCACGAAGATGAAAAGGGCGCATCCCACCACCTCAGCCAAGCACGGTTGGATATATCTCTCAAAGGTGGTAACTAGCTTTCTGGAGTTGAAAACCTCTGAACCTGGCCCTGACTCCACAGCGTCAGTGTCAGCTACGGTGAAGAGCTCTGTCTTTGACTCTTTCACGGACATGTTGCTCAGCTGACtcctgctgctctctgtgtgtcacATACACCTGCTCTGTTAAGTGGTCAGCCGGAGCATGATACATGCCGTGATAAAAGTGCAGACAGGAGAGGCAGGACCGTCATATTGGGGTGGTCTCAGGATATGTGTGGGAGTATTCATATCGCCAACACCCCTTAATATGGTGACATGTTTTGGCACACATCCCAATTTCTGAGTATAGTAATAGCCGTAGTGTTAGTGGTTATTGTAGTGGATGAAGCATTGATGATGGAAAGACGAGGATTAGCTTATCAGGGAAACACAGCGGTAATAAATCGTGTTCATAATTAGCCTAGTAAGTAGGCATAGCTGCTAAAGAACAATATCAAGTGCGTTGAATTGTCCTACTTGCctacttaaaggggcaatctgttgTTGCTACATCTATTTTGAACGTATAAATTAataatattgtcacgccctgaccttagagagctttttatgtctctattttggtttggtcagggtgtgatttggggtgggcattctatgttcttttttctatcttttgtatttctttgttttggccgggtatggttctcaatcagggacagctgactatcgttgtctctgattgggaaccatacttaggtagctttttcccacctatgttttgtgggtagttgttttctgtttagtgttctgcacctgacaggactgtttcggtttcgttttgcactttgttattttgtttcagtgttcagtttaataaaagtcatgaacacttactacgctgcactttggtccgatTCTTCCGCATCAGACGACGACGACCGTTACAAATATGTACCCATCGActtttgaagaatataacttacaaatgcctcatgagcttagttcaactgaaGTCCCCCTTAAGAACCCAACATACAAGCCTGTTTTACTCCaaagtttgtaaacaaagtaaatcttaacaaacactatatagcctcaaaacaagGTTAAAACTAAAATGTTGATatgatggatggtcagtccttgcatccatagctctgtctatgagtgGTTCTTCAGGCCAATCCCTTAGCTTTTTACCAAAGCAGAGGCAGGGAATATTCTTTGTTATTCTTTCAATTAAGGACTCTAGCTTTAATAACTTTAATTAGGCCTAATAGAGGTTAATAAGCAGAGGTTATGTTGTAAGTATTCAAGGCCATTTAACATGTTCTCAGCAGcactatctacagtgccttcagaaagtattcacaccccttgactttatccatatcttgttgtgttacagccggaatttaAAATGCATTCAATTAAGatttttttggtcactggcctacacacaataccccataatgtcaaagtggaatttgttttttaacatgttaacaaattaatttaaaattaacagttgaaatgtcttgagtcaaaagGTATTCAACCCCTTGTGATGtgtaaaaaaagcagacattgaatattattaattacactttggatggcgtatcaatacacccagtcactacaaagatacaggcgtccttactaactcagttgccgtagaggaaggaaaccgctcagggatttcaccatgagtccaatggtgactttaagacagttacagagtttaatggctgtgaggaaggatcaacaacattgtagttactccacattactaacttaattgacagagtgaaaagaaggacagctgtacagaataaaaacatttcaaaacatgcatcctttttgcaacaaggcactaaaataatactgcaaaaaCATTTTCACAAAGCAATTCAGTGTTTGTCCtgatacaaagtgttatgttaggGGCAAATCCAATATAACACTTTACTTAGTGCCACTCTACATTTTTTCAAGCATAATAgtgtctgcatcatgttatgggttcaGCGGCGATTTTAGCATTtctaaatcttggtggggcaaactccccaaagccactacacaacacaacactaaacaagacAAGAATTGCACTATAATAGTGACacacggtgcccacaaactgttagggcctacataaagctgtccccaacagcagtcccaacaccttaccactactACACCTGACTAtaagcggagccttgtctggcagcaaaacagttcattcagcctcatttactgcctttaaaaaaagatAGCTGAtttggctgacttgcttaaacgaATATGGTTTccactgacaattgagatgtacaaactatggcataattGGATGACGAGTAGATAAGAGGAAATCTgcaatttcgattaagacattaatgagcgagctaggatggacattgtcaatataactatttgttcagcacttttgaaatgtacagcgacagaattcagaacatggccattcttacagtattcaccctgtacaccaagtcagaaccataggataaataaagggggcaaataagcagacaatgaaactattacaatattcaatgatagcatttctctaaaacaggctataggctacatgtgtatCACCAAGTCAGAAGCGTAGGCTAAATGATGAGGGAAAagagaccaaattattagggtgaggcacatgggctactaacagcttactacacaacatacacgtagtattactttcttagctacagtatacatatctccctggcatattacataatttatgcagcagcataaaatgcattttggactcaccttgttgtgatgtgctcacttgaacaggaaggtggcaggGCAGTCCTTTATTtatactttatttaactaggcaagtaagttaagaacaaattctttacaatgatggcctaccccggacgacgctgggccaattgtgcaccgccctatgggactcccaatcacagccaaatgtgttacagcctggattcaaaccagggacggTAGTGATGCCTtgtgcactgagatgcagtgccttagaccactgcgccacttggctGGCATTCTGGCATtatctggatttatggtgctttcaagacaactgggaattctgAAAAAAAAACAGGTCAAATCATAAAGACGTCAGGAATCTTCAAGTCTGAGCTATAGAAAGCGGCATGAATTGTCGACTtgcaattctgagttggatgaccgttcaaaacttattttcccagtcggagctggttttttcccgagttcccagttgtcttgaacccaCTGAAGTCTGAGCTTTCCCAGTTCAGAGTTTCCAGTAGTTTTGagcgcggcagaagtcatgctggatttaCAGCaaggccaatgttgaatgtttatcccttttaagcttggaaaagagacccttaaacccagacttggaccaaaCACCCACTcaactgaatagcaggctagtgattgatttacaatgcttgcagttagccactgataacttccaaaccactcattgttcaatttgcaatttccaacttgttgtgtaatgtttatgtccaatatctgacgagcaccgatacattttatatataatttatcttgattatttctcttcatatgacaaggacaAGAACTGCcacgctgctgagtttttcactctcaatcacatggactgggaaatGATCCgggcagcctcagagaataacattgattaatacgctgactctgtgagtgagtttataaggaagtgcattggaggtgttgtacccactgtgactgtaaaacctaccctaaccagaaaccgtggatagatgactgaaagcgcaaaccaccgcatttaaccatggaaagatgactgggaatatggccgaatataaacagtgtatttattccctccgcaagacaatcaaacaagcgaaatgttgGTATAGGGAAAAAGTGGAGTCGccattcaatggctcagacacaagacatatgtcgcagggtctacaggcaattatggactacaaaaagaaaaaacAGCCACGTCACAGACAtagacgtcttgcttccagacaactaaacaccttctttgcccactttgaggataatataGTGCCACCGACGTGGCTACCAAACCCTGTGGGCCCCCCTTCTCCGTGGCTGATGTAAgtaagtgtcacgttctgacctctatttccgttgttttatatttatttagtatggtcagggcgtgagttgggtgggcagtctacgtttgtttttctatgttttggggcatttctatgttttcggcctagtatggttctcaatcagaggcaggtgtcattagttgtctctgattgagaatcatacttaggtagcctgggtttcactgtgtgttggtgggtgagtgttcctgtcactgtgtttgttgtcacaggataggctgtataggttttttcacgttccgtttgttgttttgtagataagttatttcatgtatcgttcattttccattaaagaacatgagtaaccaccacgctgctttttggtccgcttctcttcctacagacgaacgtcgttactgAATCacgacgaacgtcgttacagaatcacccaccaaataaggaccaagcggcgtggtaaacagaggcagcagcaacagcagcagcaggagaagcgactggtgcagcaggagcagcagcaggaggagcaacagcagcaggagaagaagcgactggtgcagcaggagcaacagcagcagcagcaaaagcagcagcaggaggagcaacagcagcagcaggagaagcgactggtgcagcaggagcaacagcagcagcagcgaaagcagcagcaggaggagcaacagcagcagcagcaaaagcagcagtgggagaggctgcactacttggagagatggacttgggaggaaattctagacgggaaaggaccctggtcagagccaggagaatattgccgccccaaggccgagctggaggcagcaaaagcagagaggcggcattatgaggaactagcacggcagagcggatggaagcccgagagtcagccccaaaaatgtattgggggggggctaacagggagtatggctacgccaggtaggagacctgagccaacttcctgtggttaccggggggctagagagaccgggcaggcaacgtgttatgcggt carries:
- the LOC139375645 gene encoding aquaporin-8a.1, giving the protein MSVKESKTELFTVADTDAVESGPGSEVFNSRKLVTTFERYIQPCLAEVVGCALFIFVGCGSVIENDGVPGSLQPALAHGLALVIVIAVLGEISGGHFNPAVSVSVCISGGLDGILLGPYILSQMVGGMIGAGLAKAASSTISYASAAGGVFNVVKTSGAIGSATVAEIVMTLFLSLVVCMGAVNGRTRTPLAPLCIGLTVTANILAGGSASGGCMNPARAFGPAVVANYWEYHWIYWVGPMAGALITGSLVRLLLGDQKTRLVLK